The genomic region cagggtgaaagcacgcagtctttttcccagggagggggtgctaaaaacaaggggggcataggtttaaggtcagaggtgagagatttaaaagggacatcaggggcagcttcttcacacaaagggtggtgcgtatttggaatgagctgccagaaatagtggctgaggcgggcacattagtgATATTTAAAAGCCATAGAGATAGGtccatgggtaggagaggttttagagggctatgggccaaacgagggCGGGGGGACCAtctcactgggcagcacagtcggcatggacgagttgggccgaagggcctgtttccgtgctgtgtgactctagcaGTGGCCAatgtactgtttgccttccttggTGCCTCCTGTACCTCACATTCCTcgtgacagagaaggaggccatttggcccatcaagtctctgcagttGTGAGTAATcgcatcagtctcattcccccgcTTATTTCCCTCACTTGCCCATCAATCCCCTTAATTCTtctacctacaccaggggtaatttccAGTGGACAGTTCCCCTCGTGACCTGGCAGTCCTCGTTCATTGAAAGGGAGCATGCtggacaacacagtggtgcagcaggtggtgggATGCGAGAGGGAAGCAAAGCACCCAtgcagagaatatgcaaactgcacacaggcagcactggaggtcgggactgaacctgggtcgccagagcagtgaggcagcagcaccacctgtgTGTCATCCTGCACACTCTCGATGAACCAGGACAGCCGGGTGACTgtgaacatcagccatgatcttgttgaatgggtGGCACATGAGCTGTGCcttccagctccagtgacccagttcaatcctggcctccggtgctgtctgtgtggagtttgcaggatTCTGATGTTTCACACACGGCAGAGAGGATTCCGAAGAGGTGGGACTTGCACTGCTGGTCAGGGAGTATGTCGCAGTGTCACctaggacatcctggagggctcatccatagagctcaggaataagaaaggtgcactCACTATTGATGGGGTTATACTGTCAGCCTTCCAATAGCCAGCAGCAGATAGATTCTCCCTCTGATTATATGTTCAGACAGATTAGCTGCCATTAACAAGTCCTCCTTACACTTTCTCAGCTATTTTCTCTTGGTCTGCAGCTATTCATTCCAGACACCcaacccacccctctccctgcaCTGCAACTCCTGGTTgctaaattttcccagttctgatgaaaggtcatcgacctgaaacgttaactatttgTGTCTCTACAGATgtcgcctgatctgctgaatgttctcagcattttctgtttttatttcagatttacagcatctgcaggtgtTTGCTTTTATTATAAATTCAGTCAGTCTTGTTGGTTTTAGTTTAATTGTTGGAATGCCTGCTGATGTAAACGGTGTGCAATAAAACCCTTCTATCCTCCATCCCATCAAGGTGCTCTTGAACGAACTTGGGTTTGATGAGATGTTTATCACATCACTGCGTGAGGATTACCTTCAACCAATTACGTCACTTCTTTACCCGGACTATGGAGGTCAGGGGATGGATAGTCACAAGGCTTTCGTAGTGAAGTATGCCGTGAACCAAGACCGGGACTTGAGTTTCCATTATGACAATGCTGAAGTTACTTTGAATGTGTCACTTGGGAAAGATTTTAATGAGGGAAACCTCTACTTTGGAGACATGAGGCAGGTACTGTAGAAAATACCTCGTGTCCTATGTAGTTTCACAAGAGATTGTTGTGTCCTCTCTAAGGTTTTCCACACATTGTGTTCCTCCTTCCTTCTGTAACCAGTAACTGTGACACTCCTGGCCACATTGGTAATGGGTtagtggtgttggtattggtttattattgtcacatgtaccaagatacagtgaaaaacttttgtttgtgtgccaaccagacagatcattccatatgtcaTTACACTgcggtagtaaaaagaaaaaccgaatgcagaatatagtgttgcagctacagagaaagtgcagtgcaggtcgacaagtaaaatgcaagggccacgacaaggtagattgggagatcaacagttcatctttagcgtatgagaggtccgttcaggagtctgataacggagggatagaagctgtccttgagtcgcTCTATTCTCCATTCTGAGTAATGACATCTTGGGTTCTGGTCCCACTTCACAGAGTTGAGTGTGAGATTGAGGCTGAGATTCCCAGTGCAGCTCTGAGGGTGACCTACCTTGTCAGAAGTGCCACCTAATGTCTGCCCCTTAGTTGTGCTTGTTTCCTGGTCAGTATTTATCCCTTGACCACATGTTATCTGGTCACTGATGTATTGGAGCTTGCTGAGTGCACATTGGCTGCCAGAGTTCCAACCCCATCGCTGGGACTACACTTCTGAGATATTTCATTGGCCGTGAGGTTCTTTGGGCTGCCCGGTGGTTGTGAAGGGTGCATTGAAATGAGATTGGTCTTTTTGTTCAGTACTCCAGCCCCAGTGTTCAAATACGCTGCAACATCTGCTTCTAAACCTCGGAGTGCAGCAATGTTTCATGCCCGTTAGGCCAAGAAACCTCTTGGCCCCACCAAGCCTGTATGGTCGGTTCCCAGACAGGCTAAATCAGGAACAAAGCAATGTATTCCTGTGGGTAGACATTTGGGGACCTGAAGCTACCTCTCATTCCTCAATGTTAGCTGGACCAAGTTCCCACCTGTCAgcaagaacatagaacggtacagcacaggaacaggcccttcggcccacaatgttgtgctgaactaattaaactagtaattaagaagctgcagcaaaacaaatttttctgCCAACACAggtttaaaaaactttatttacgaGCAGAATTCTCAGCAGTCAGACCTTGCCTTAAGCAGAGTGGTTTCGACACTGAAAGCCCTCTGACATTTTCCATGCACTACTGTCCCCATCTCTGTGGCCCAAAGCTATAGCTTGCCTGCCGCCATCCCAGCCTCTGAACACACAACACAGGCTCGACCAGGGGACAGAACGGGGTTCCTTCTCTAAAGGAAAGGTTAGCTTTCCCGTTCTGCATTCCCAAACGTCCCACAGTGTTTTACAGCCGTGGTCCTTCGAACCGCGGTCCCTGATGTAGGAAACCTAGCAGCTGGTGTGTACAGTGAGATCCCAGTGCGGCAACATAATAACGGCCAGGTAACGTGTTCTTATTGATGTTGGTCCCGGGGCAGTGGGGAACACTCCCTGTTTGGGAACTTGCATGTTCATCCCAGAGAGAGAAGGTGTGCCCCGGTTTAACCTCTCAGGGAGGCTGCCCTGTCAGCTGTCGGTCGGCTGTGTGGATGGTGTGCCTGGTCCTCTGACCCAGGCAGTGAACCGGCTGACTTTACCCACAACCCTTAGCTGACATCAGCTGCAGCTTCACAAAATGCAGATTGTCAGggtatggtgggatttgaaatcttTCCCTGGACTCTTGATTCCAAGGAAACAGCCACTACCCGGGTGTCTGTTGATATTGACCAGTGGCCTGTATGTGTGTGGTTTCAGGTCCGGGTGAGTCAGAGCGAGTGTGTCGAGATCGAACACAGAGTGGGCCACGGCTTGCTCCACCGGGGCCAGCACTGTCATGGGGCACTGCCCATCTCCTCGGGGGAACGCTGGAACCTGATCGTGTGGATGCGGTCGTCGCAGGTCCGTAACCAGCTGTGTCCGATGTGTGACAGAAAGCCACAACTGGAGGACGCGGTTGGGTTTGGGGATGGGTTTACTGCCACGCCTTCAGAGGACCAGCGGCCGTCAGTGGATGTCTGTTCCTTAAACTAGTGAACTGGCTGTGGGACCGCTGTGCACAGCCTGCTCCCGTTTGATCATCTATCGCATCCTCGTCCGGCTGGGAGAGCTCCAGTCTCCAGCCGTCCATGTGTCACCACTGTTAGTGCTTGGCTGATTAACAATCGTTGGTGCAAGAAGTGCCTTCTGTAGTCAAAGAATTTGAGAAAagcttccatttttttctttaaatgaatatttcttcctAAAGTCtggtaactgtgtgtgtgtgtgtgtgtgtgtgtgtgtgtgtgtgttcgcaCGCATGCGCGCGTCTGTTTGGAggtgtctgagtgtgtgtctgtgagtgtgtgtgtctagagctctgtgtgagtgtgtgtgttcgGGGgtatctgtgagtgtgtgtgactgtgtggaggggtgtgtgtgtgtgtgtgtgtgtgtctgtgtggaggtgCCTGTGtggagctctgtgtgtgtgtgtgtgtgtgtgtctgagtgtgtgtgtgtctgtatggagctctgtgtgtgtgtgtgtctgagtggagctctgtgtgtgagagagagaatgtgtgtgtgtaaaagGGCACACACCCTCGACCTGGATTGCTACAGAGGCAACTAACTGATGTTTCATTCCCCAGTTGTGCACCTTTTGTCCTGATCTGCAGAAGTTAGGGAACTGGTACTCACACCTGCGGATGATTTGACAATGAGTCCTTTGTACCTGGCACCTGTTCGCTGTGCACAGGTTGTATATTGGCAGCTGAACCAATTTTGGGTCAGTCTGGAGCCTGTGTTAATGTAAGATGGTCTGAGGACTGGATTCCACACATTTGTGTTCAGGATCCAGTGAGGGAATGTCATCTGGGTACTTCTGTACCCAGTGAACGGCACAGTTAATGTCTGAGAAATGTTTCCATCGCTGAGTTACCAGATATTTCATGAGGCCAGCGGAGAACAATGATCATGGTTGTAACATGAACTAGGGGCTGCAGTTCCTCTCCATCATCTCCTCAAGAtcatagaaaatgccagaagtactcagctggtcaggctgcatctgtgagttaatgtttcaggttggagaccctttgtcagaacatccctcacctgaaatatgaactctgttcctcttcccacagatgctgcctgacctgctgagtgtttccggcattttctgtttttgtttcagatttccagcatctgctgattttctacctcaatgTCCTTTGTCCCCCTATCCCGTGATATCAGAAATTTATTAATCTCTGGAGTGACCTCAGTGaccgagtctccacagccctctggggaagagaattcctttGCTAGAGATTCACTGcttctcatctcagccctaaatggctgaccccttctgCGACCGTGGCCTCCATTCTCGATGTCCTCTCTGCATCTGGCCCGTCAAGTTCTGTAAGAACTTtgtgaggtctcctctcattcttctaaacactagaGAATACCGTCTCAGTCTTCTCGTATGGCATACGTGCCACCCTGGAAACCGGCCGGCGAACCCTCACTGCTCTCCCTCAGTGGCTAGTGAGATCATACTGCAGCATTGTGTATCATTGGAGATGGAAACGATACATAATACTCCGTGTTGTCTGACTAAGGCCCTGTGTAACTGCAGTAAGGCATCCTTACTCTTCACCTCTTACAATAAAGCCAACTTACCATTGCTAGCGGCTTGCTGCAGTCGCTTGTCCGTGTACCCTTGGAGCTTCTTACATcatcctccctcctcttcccacctCATCTGGGCCTTTGATCCAGAGAGTCAAGTTCAAATctgtgggaaatttaaattcaattggttaagttggaatttttaaaaaggtcTCGGTAATGGCAAACATAACACTGGCCaaggaaatactggaagtactcagagttaggcagcatcaacagagggagaatgtttccagtgTATTAGGTTGGAAACCATCAGCTGATGAAAGCTCAGCTCTGCCTACATCAGATGTGGAGtgagagcaggagttggccagtcTGTCCTCccagcctgctccaccgttcagtgagatcatctctgATCCAAATTTCGCCTGAACTCCACTTCCTCACTCACTCTTCACACTCCTGGATGCACTGCTCTGCTCCAATGCAAGGACATCCTTCCTGATACATAAAACCAAAACTATACATCGGGCACTGTAAAGTTGCTTTCAAAACTTTCCTACTCTTATAATCCATTGCCCTGCAGTAAAGgagtggatgctgtctgacctgttcagtatttccagcgagtttatgtctttattttagatttcctgcatctgcaggtttttgctggATTGATCTAAAACCAGATGTGGTTCACAAATACCCCTCAGAGGTGGGTGTGCGCTGGCCTCCCCCAGCCCCATCTGTATGTGACTCGGACCCATTGACGTGATTGGctgttaactgcctcctcagttgaggggcagttagggatggacaaatgctggcattgctggtGACATCTGTGCCCCACAAACAAGTACAAACAAACCCACTTCCCACAAGATTAAATCCTATTGTTTATTGTGATGAAGATTGTTTGCGTTGGGAATTGAGCCATTCCCTTTTTGAGTGCTTCCCCCTTCTGGGATAAGGCTCGCAAGTTGCTAATCTTGTTCGGTTCACGGTGATTGGAGGGGCTGTGGTCAAAGGCCTCCAGGGGCTGCAGTGAAGCTGACCCGATAACCCTGCCAGATCTAAACTGTCCTAACCGAGTTGTGGCAAGCGGTCAGGCATCAAATTTAACCACGCTGGTGTGGCCCGTGTCCCAGCAACAAATTCATTAAAATGGGCGAGGCCTCGAACAGCCGGTTACAGATTAAAGTGCACACAAATGTAACACCATCCATTACCTACAGGATTAACGTTACAGATGTggcagtaattggtttattctcgGACATTAGAAACAAGCGGGAGTCCATTTGGAACCTCGTGGCTGATCATACTTCAGCCCCACCCTCTGCTCTAACCGGTATCCTTGATTCTCTTACTATCTGAAAATCTGTTGATGTTCAACATACTGTGATACTGTGGGTATTGCCCAGTAGGAATGGGCTGGGGCTTGGCCAACTCCCTTCACAGAGTCGTTCTCACTGAGGAAAGACGACCTGTTTATTCAGTGGGCAAAACCACAACAGGCAGCCTGCACACACCTAACTGTGTTGTGCTGCATTGATACAGTGGTACATCTAGTTGATGGTGTGTAGCTGGAGAGTGATCACTGCCACTGGTGCAGGGTTCAAGAACTTCAGGATGGATGTGAAAATACTAAAACAGCACCTCCGCAGAAATGCTACCACATGGCATAGAATTGCCTCAGCGTCACTCCCCTGCAGCCAGTTGCCCGGACAGGTGAGGCAGCGAGCACTTGCACTTCCAATCCAGTGTCTTCCATTTGGTGGACAAGCAAACGTCCGGAACACCCGTTACATCCACCGCTTTCTCCGCGTGTGCTGCCCGGTCTGCTGGATATTCCCAGATCCCCCTTCACTTCAACAACTGTCCTGTTCTATTTCTCGCCGTTGCAGCAGATCCTCTGACAGCGGGTGAGCGGGTGAGCGGGTCAGCGGGTCAGCGGGACAGCGGGAGAGCGGGAGAGCGGGTCAGCGGGTCAGCGGGACAGCGGGAGAGCGGGAGAGCGGGTCAGCGGGAGAGCGGGAGAGCGGGTCAGCGGGAGAGCGGGAGAGCGGGACAGTGGGTCAGCGGGAGAGCGGGTCAGCGGGAGAGCGGGACAGTGGGTCAGCGGGAGAGCGGGTCAGCGGGAGAGCGGGAGAGTGGGTCAGCGGGAGAGCGGGTCAGCGGGAGAGCGGGAGAGCGGGTCAGCGGGAGAGCGGGTCAGCGGGAGAGCTGGTCAGCGGGAGAGCGGGACAGCGGGTCAGCGGGTCAGCGGGAGAGCGGGTCAGCGGGTCAGCGGGACAGCGGGTCAGCGGGACAGCGGGAGAGCGGGTCAGCGGGAGAGCGGGTCAGCGGGAGAGCTGGTCAGCGGGAGAGCGGGACAGCGGGTCAGCGGGAGAGCGGGTCAGCGGGAGAGCGGGTCAGCGGGAGAGCGGGTCAGTGGGTCAGCGGGACAGCGGGTCAGTGGGTCAGCGGGACAGCGGGAGAGCG from Pristis pectinata isolate sPriPec2 chromosome 17, sPriPec2.1.pri, whole genome shotgun sequence harbors:
- the ogfod2 gene encoding 2-oxoglutarate and iron-dependent oxygenase domain-containing protein 2 — protein: MAGARARRFYTCGCFYTDNIFLQDYRLHVNRAAAPDLRPILQSKGCKTEEQFKEVQAKIDQEVQRRRLLSQASLERVAIISAHYKPLNPAVYILQENFLAPEFREIVAYCRSKDADFEGLLDRIQSLPAKRVYSFPVFTVEFCRQLVEELENFECSDMPKGRPNTMNNYGVLLNELGFDEMFITSLREDYLQPITSLLYPDYGGQGMDSHKAFVVKYAVNQDRDLSFHYDNAEVTLNVSLGKDFNEGNLYFGDMRQVRVSQSECVEIEHRVGHGLLHRGQHCHGALPISSGERWNLIVWMRSSQVRNQLCPMCDRKPQLEDAVGFGDGFTATPSEDQRPSVDVCSLN